Proteins from one bacterium genomic window:
- a CDS encoding cytochrome c oxidase subunit 3 — protein sequence MNQSAHDQGHLDHPHVDTNPWPPVAALGIVILAFGLALSFSFKAIGYAVLMIGAIVTLVGTIGWWRDLIHEANTHTLMTAHAASEAHKPGQDMKLAMILFIASEVMFFAAFFGFYFYTSTGAAVWPPEGTPEAVESILLPAIQTVILVISSFTYTYAENALMRDNRKGLVAGLAITLALGVIFIAGQVFEWQHMHLSITDGQLGAAFFMLTGFHGVHVIVGAIFILVNLVRAIKGDFTKTDHFALQGAGWYWHFVDVVWLILFFLVLYVPLYNLRG from the coding sequence GTGAACCAATCCGCCCACGATCAGGGTCACCTTGATCACCCGCACGTCGACACGAACCCCTGGCCGCCAGTAGCAGCCCTGGGGATCGTGATTCTGGCGTTCGGCCTGGCTCTTTCGTTCAGTTTCAAGGCCATCGGCTACGCGGTCCTGATGATCGGCGCCATCGTGACGCTGGTCGGGACCATCGGCTGGTGGCGCGACCTGATCCACGAAGCCAACACCCACACCCTGATGACGGCCCATGCCGCCTCCGAGGCTCACAAGCCCGGCCAGGACATGAAGCTCGCGATGATTCTCTTCATCGCCTCCGAGGTCATGTTCTTCGCGGCCTTCTTCGGCTTCTACTTCTACACCAGCACGGGTGCTGCGGTGTGGCCGCCCGAAGGTACGCCCGAAGCCGTCGAGTCGATCCTGCTGCCCGCGATCCAGACCGTGATCCTGGTGATCAGTAGCTTCACCTACACCTACGCCGAGAACGCCCTGATGCGCGACAACCGCAAGGGCCTCGTCGCGGGTCTCGCGATTACCCTGGCGCTGGGCGTCATCTTCATCGCGGGTCAGGTCTTCGAGTGGCAGCACATGCACCTGTCGATCACCGACGGGCAGCTCGGCGCGGCCTTCTTCATGCTCACGGGCTTCCACGGGGTGCACGTGATCGTCGGTGCGATCTTCATCCTCGTCAACCTGGTGCGTGCCATCAAGGGCGACTTCACCAAGACCGACCACTTCGCCCTCCAGGGTGCCGGTTGGTACTGGCACTTCGTGGACGTGGTCTGGCTGATCCTCTTCTTCCTCGTCCTTTACGTCCCTCTCTACAATCTCCGGGGCTAA
- the coxB gene encoding cytochrome c oxidase subunit II — translation MPRNLVAGVSALAAMLAALPAHAVGGVVNATPIADRVDGVYNLIFWFTTVIFIGVWVAMAFVLVKFRAREGGKAQQIHGNTALEIIWTVIPAIILIAIAIPTYKTMKYVENAPKPDLTIQVVGHQWFWEYKYPDNKVAVSNADLVIPANKVVKVLVSSADVVHNWGVSALGFSLDAIPGHINEGWFYVKEPGEHEGFCRQLCGTLHAKMTTKVIALPDAEWQAWIKEKGGVIPATYNLAEGEKPTEKIPLAEAPSQAPSVAPKKADGAAVYQANCASCHQANGEGMPGVFPPLAGGEIPNGDATEHIKTVLKGKSGPITVLGKQYNGAMPPFSQLSDEEIAAVITYERTTWGNKGGAVTPDQVKALR, via the coding sequence TTGCCACGTAATCTCGTCGCCGGGGTGAGCGCCCTGGCCGCCATGCTGGCGGCCCTCCCCGCTCATGCCGTCGGTGGCGTCGTCAATGCGACCCCGATCGCCGATCGGGTCGACGGGGTCTACAACCTCATCTTCTGGTTCACCACCGTGATCTTCATCGGGGTCTGGGTCGCCATGGCCTTCGTCCTGGTGAAGTTCCGCGCGCGCGAGGGCGGCAAGGCCCAGCAGATCCACGGCAACACCGCCCTGGAGATCATCTGGACCGTCATCCCCGCGATCATCCTGATTGCGATCGCGATCCCGACCTACAAGACCATGAAGTACGTCGAGAACGCGCCCAAGCCCGACCTGACCATCCAGGTGGTCGGTCACCAGTGGTTCTGGGAGTACAAGTACCCCGACAACAAGGTCGCCGTCTCGAACGCGGACCTGGTGATCCCGGCCAACAAGGTCGTCAAGGTCCTGGTCTCGTCGGCCGACGTCGTCCACAACTGGGGCGTGAGCGCCCTGGGCTTCTCGTTGGACGCCATCCCCGGTCACATCAACGAGGGCTGGTTCTACGTCAAGGAGCCCGGCGAGCATGAAGGCTTCTGCCGTCAGCTCTGCGGCACCCTCCACGCCAAGATGACCACCAAGGTCATCGCGCTGCCGGATGCCGAGTGGCAGGCCTGGATCAAGGAGAAGGGCGGCGTCATCCCCGCCACCTACAACCTGGCCGAGGGCGAGAAGCCCACCGAGAAGATCCCCCTCGCCGAGGCGCCCTCGCAGGCTCCTTCGGTTGCCCCCAAGAAGGCCGACGGCGCTGCCGTGTACCAGGCCAACTGCGCCTCGTGCCACCAGGCCAACGGCGAAGGCATGCCGGGCGTCTTCCCCCCGCTCGCGGGCGGCGAGATCCCCAACGGCGACGCGACCGAACACATCAAGACCGTGCTCAAGGGCAAGTCGGGCCCCATCACCGTCCTTGGCAAGCAATACAACGGGGCCATGCCTCCGTTCAGCCAGCTGAGCGACGAGGAGATCGCCGCGGTCATCACCTACGAGCGCACCACCTGGGGCAACAAGGGTGGCGCTGTCACCCCCGACCAGGTCAAGGCCCTGCGTTAG
- the ctaD gene encoding cytochrome c oxidase subunit I, producing the protein MSTQSASVHPHAPTKPTWLKWLTTTDHKKIGIMYIFTAFFFFMLAGFFALLVRAQLLFPGNTLLTPDQYNQMVTMHASGMIFFAVIPLLVGFGNYAVPLMIGARDMAFPRVNAIAFWMLPFGALMMMSSFFLGGAAAGGWTQYPPLSGGFFSPGRGVDMWILGLHVVGVSSIMGSINFIVTILNMRAPGMRLHKMPLLSWTVLVQSWLQLIATPVLAGVLTMLLFDRNFGTSFFRPEHGGDPLLWQHLFWFYSHPAVYIMILPAFGIVSEILPVFSGKPIFGYLAIAYSSVAIGVLGFVVWAHHMFATGLPVSIRMVFMFLTMLIAVPTGIKIFSWVATLWGGQIRFTVAALYAIAFVAFFLIGGLSGIFLASVPVDVQLTHTYFVVAHIHYVLFAGSMLGIFAAIYFWFPKMFGKMLDEKLGMVHFWLTIIAMNVTFFPMHVLGIMGIPRRYYTYSAHLTEVATINTIESIGSFVLGVAQFILIYNVIVSLKKGKTAGDDPWGANTLEWTVSSPPPDNNFDVIPTIR; encoded by the coding sequence ATGAGCACCCAATCCGCGAGCGTGCACCCGCACGCCCCCACCAAGCCGACCTGGCTGAAGTGGCTGACCACGACCGATCACAAGAAGATCGGCATCATGTACATCTTCACGGCGTTCTTCTTCTTTATGCTCGCCGGCTTCTTCGCCCTGTTGGTGCGCGCGCAGCTGCTCTTCCCGGGCAACACGCTGCTCACCCCCGATCAGTACAACCAGATGGTCACGATGCATGCCTCGGGCATGATCTTCTTCGCGGTCATCCCCTTGCTGGTCGGCTTCGGTAACTACGCGGTGCCGCTGATGATCGGCGCCCGCGACATGGCCTTCCCCCGCGTCAACGCCATCGCCTTCTGGATGCTGCCCTTCGGCGCCCTGATGATGATGTCCAGCTTCTTCCTGGGCGGCGCGGCGGCGGGCGGCTGGACCCAGTACCCCCCTCTCTCGGGCGGCTTCTTCTCGCCCGGGCGCGGCGTGGACATGTGGATCCTCGGCCTGCACGTGGTCGGCGTCTCGTCGATCATGGGCTCGATCAACTTCATCGTCACCATCCTCAACATGCGCGCCCCCGGCATGCGGCTTCACAAGATGCCCCTGCTGTCCTGGACCGTGCTCGTCCAGTCGTGGCTGCAGCTGATCGCGACCCCGGTTCTCGCCGGCGTCCTCACCATGCTGCTCTTCGACCGCAACTTCGGCACCTCGTTCTTCCGCCCCGAGCACGGCGGCGACCCGCTGCTCTGGCAGCACCTCTTCTGGTTCTACTCGCACCCCGCCGTCTACATCATGATCCTGCCGGCCTTCGGCATCGTCTCGGAGATCCTGCCCGTCTTCTCGGGTAAGCCCATCTTCGGTTACCTGGCCATCGCCTACTCGTCGGTCGCCATCGGCGTGCTCGGCTTCGTGGTCTGGGCCCACCACATGTTCGCCACCGGTCTGCCCGTCAGCATCCGCATGGTGTTCATGTTCCTGACGATGCTGATCGCGGTGCCCACGGGCATCAAGATCTTCAGCTGGGTGGCCACCCTGTGGGGCGGTCAGATCCGCTTCACGGTCGCGGCGCTCTACGCGATCGCCTTCGTGGCCTTCTTCCTCATCGGCGGTCTGTCGGGCATCTTCCTGGCGTCGGTCCCGGTCGACGTCCAGCTGACCCACACCTACTTCGTCGTCGCCCACATCCACTACGTGCTGTTCGCCGGCTCCATGCTCGGCATCTTCGCGGCCATCTACTTCTGGTTCCCGAAGATGTTCGGCAAGATGCTCGACGAGAAGCTGGGCATGGTCCACTTCTGGCTCACCATCATCGCGATGAACGTGACCTTCTTCCCCATGCACGTGCTCGGCATCATGGGCATTCCCCGCCGGTACTACACCTACTCGGCGCACCTGACCGAGGTCGCCACCATCAACACGATCGAGTCGATCGGCTCCTTCGTGCTTGGCGTGGCGCAGTTCATCCTGATCTACAACGTCATCGTCTCGCTCAAGAAGGGCAAGACGGCCGGTGACGATCCCTGGGGCGCCAACACGCTCGAGTGGACGGTCTCGTCGCCGCCCCCCGACAACAACTTCGACGTCATCCCCACCATCCGATAG
- a CDS encoding cytochrome c oxidase assembly protein — translation MHSEELHQQAIQDKNSKTLKMLGLIIVGMSLFAWALVPIYRMVCTKFGVGTAPQRPNLANVSTGVGDRQITVRLVGITTAGTPASIEPLEEKVVVRVGETREVKYRFKSFVDHPLDFQAVHSVTPPLEDQHFHKLECFCFTKQTLKPRETRIMPLSFWVDPKVAAKVDTITLQYTLFALKPERPAKQPG, via the coding sequence ATGCATTCCGAAGAGCTCCATCAACAGGCGATCCAGGACAAGAACAGCAAGACCCTCAAGATGCTGGGCTTGATCATCGTCGGGATGTCGCTCTTCGCATGGGCGCTGGTCCCCATCTACCGGATGGTCTGCACCAAGTTCGGGGTGGGGACCGCTCCCCAGCGCCCGAACTTGGCCAACGTCTCCACGGGGGTCGGCGATCGCCAGATCACCGTTCGGCTTGTCGGCATCACCACTGCCGGCACCCCGGCCTCCATCGAGCCGCTGGAAGAGAAGGTCGTCGTCCGGGTTGGAGAGACCCGCGAGGTCAAGTACCGCTTCAAGAGCTTCGTCGACCATCCCCTCGATTTCCAGGCGGTCCACAGCGTCACGCCGCCGCTCGAGGACCAGCACTTCCACAAGCTGGAGTGCTTCTGCTTCACCAAGCAGACCCTCAAGCCCCGCGAGACCCGGATCATGCCGCTGAGCTTCTGGGTCGATCCCAAGGTCGCGGCCAAGGTCGACACCATCACCCTGCAGTACACCCTGTTCGCCCTGAAGCCGGAGCGCCCGGCCAAGCAACCGGGTTAG
- a CDS encoding heme A synthase — MASPADTFRRFRPLPVGIVVLTYCLILLGAITRLMGAGLSCPDWPLCNGKLIPTFEGGVIYEWLHRLVAGTVSMLFMGMLVWIFVNPTLRKRLWKLALLAVAVLGVQITLGALTVTKLLKPLVVTMHLGTGTLLFSTLICIAGATVLAAKDAPAAPRQPKGLKPLALLTLVGVYGQILLGGLVASNYASWACPDFPTCHGMWFPPLTGFIGLHMIHRYGAYAVTLIALALFVVGRKAEGPRMRLGISVVFALVCAQIALGIANVLMKIPVPLAAAHNGLAEAILATLVALNFALWHRGAAAASDTASAREEALKA, encoded by the coding sequence TTGGCCAGCCCCGCTGATACCTTCCGACGTTTCCGCCCCCTTCCCGTGGGCATCGTCGTCTTGACCTACTGCTTGATCCTGCTCGGCGCCATCACGCGCCTGATGGGGGCCGGCCTGTCCTGTCCCGACTGGCCCCTCTGCAACGGCAAGCTCATCCCGACCTTCGAGGGCGGGGTCATCTACGAGTGGCTCCACCGCCTGGTCGCGGGAACCGTCAGCATGCTCTTCATGGGCATGCTCGTCTGGATTTTCGTGAACCCCACCCTGCGCAAGCGCCTCTGGAAGCTCGCGCTCTTGGCGGTCGCGGTGCTCGGGGTCCAGATCACCCTGGGGGCGCTGACCGTCACCAAGCTGCTCAAGCCCCTGGTCGTGACCATGCACCTGGGGACCGGCACCCTCCTCTTCTCGACCCTCATCTGCATCGCGGGCGCCACCGTGCTGGCCGCCAAGGACGCCCCGGCCGCTCCGCGCCAGCCCAAGGGCCTCAAGCCCCTCGCCCTTCTCACCCTCGTGGGCGTCTACGGCCAGATCCTGCTGGGCGGTCTGGTGGCCTCCAACTACGCGTCGTGGGCCTGCCCCGACTTCCCCACCTGCCATGGCATGTGGTTCCCGCCCCTGACCGGTTTCATCGGCCTCCACATGATCCATCGCTACGGCGCCTATGCGGTCACCCTGATCGCGCTGGCCCTCTTCGTGGTCGGCCGCAAGGCCGAGGGGCCGCGCATGCGGCTCGGGATCTCGGTGGTCTTCGCCCTGGTCTGCGCCCAGATCGCGCTCGGCATCGCGAACGTGCTCATGAAGATCCCGGTGCCGCTGGCGGCGGCCCACAACGGCTTGGCTGAGGCGATCCTCGCGACCCTGGTGGCCCTCAACTTCGCCCTCTGGCACCGCGGTGCCGCTGCGGCGAGCGACACCGCGTCCGCGCGGGAGGAGGCGCTGAAGGCATGA
- a CDS encoding heme o synthase yields MSAVHVSTRPSVLDVLRDYYQLTKPTIVMLMLVTGLPAILMAGKGFPAPWLMVVALLGTAMAAGAASALNHWYDRDIDGLMERTNRRPIISGSVGPNQALAFGLIMSALSVLLLGFFANWLSAFLAFVAIFYYVVIYTMWLKRRTPQNIVIGGGAGSMAPLIGWAAITGNVGLPAWLMFLIVFMWTPPHFWALALYRRTDYAKAGVPMMPVVAGEDSTRLQIVVYTVLLVATTLALHFTKATGLIYLVGALGLGASFTVGAFKLYREKTDAAAKKLFMQSIFYLLILFVLLFVDEVARIALPILR; encoded by the coding sequence ATGAGTGCAGTCCACGTTTCCACGCGCCCCTCGGTCCTCGACGTCCTGCGCGACTACTACCAGCTCACCAAGCCCACCATCGTCATGCTGATGCTGGTGACGGGCCTTCCCGCCATCCTGATGGCGGGCAAGGGCTTCCCCGCTCCCTGGCTGATGGTCGTGGCCCTCCTGGGCACGGCCATGGCCGCCGGCGCGGCGAGCGCGCTCAACCACTGGTACGACCGGGACATCGACGGCCTGATGGAGCGGACCAACCGCCGCCCCATCATCTCGGGCAGCGTGGGCCCCAACCAGGCCCTCGCCTTTGGTCTCATCATGAGCGCCCTGTCGGTGCTCCTCCTGGGCTTCTTCGCCAACTGGCTCTCGGCCTTTTTGGCCTTCGTCGCGATCTTCTACTACGTGGTGATCTACACCATGTGGCTCAAGCGCCGCACCCCGCAGAACATCGTGATCGGCGGCGGCGCGGGCTCCATGGCTCCGCTCATCGGCTGGGCGGCTATCACGGGGAACGTGGGCTTGCCTGCCTGGCTCATGTTCCTGATCGTCTTCATGTGGACCCCGCCCCACTTCTGGGCGCTCGCGCTTTACCGTCGCACGGACTACGCCAAGGCCGGCGTCCCCATGATGCCGGTGGTCGCGGGCGAGGATTCCACCCGCCTGCAGATCGTCGTCTACACCGTCCTGCTGGTCGCCACCACCCTGGCCCTCCACTTCACCAAGGCCACGGGCCTGATCTATTTGGTGGGCGCCCTGGGGCTCGGGGCGAGCTTCACGGTGGGAGCTTTCAAGCTCTACCGCGAGAAGACCGATGCGGCGGCCAAGAAGCTCTTCATGCAGTCGATCTTCTACCTTCTCATCCTGTTCGTGCTCTTGTTCGTCGATGAGGTGGCGCGTATCGCGCTGCCTATCCTGCGCTAG